One Luteibacter aegosomaticola genomic window carries:
- a CDS encoding response regulator transcription factor, whose translation MIRVFLAEDQAMVRGALSALLNLESDIEVLGSAPDGETAWRELQRLKPDVLVTDIEMPGLTGLEIAQRVHRHELPIKVVIVTTFARPGFLRRALDAGVSGYLLKDAPAENLAESLRLVHRGGRAIDPQLALEAWSEADPLNDRERQVLRLAGEGQSASDIGTQLNLSHGTVRNYLSEAIGKLGAANRIEAYRLARQKGWL comes from the coding sequence ATGATCCGTGTGTTTCTCGCCGAAGACCAGGCCATGGTGCGCGGCGCGCTGTCGGCGCTGCTCAACCTGGAATCCGATATCGAAGTGCTCGGCTCCGCACCCGATGGCGAAACGGCCTGGCGGGAACTGCAGCGGCTGAAGCCCGATGTGCTGGTCACCGATATCGAGATGCCCGGCCTCACCGGCCTGGAAATCGCCCAGCGCGTGCACCGCCACGAGCTACCGATCAAGGTGGTTATCGTCACCACGTTCGCGCGGCCGGGTTTCCTGCGCCGCGCGCTGGATGCCGGTGTGAGTGGCTATCTGTTGAAAGACGCGCCGGCCGAAAACCTCGCCGAATCGCTGCGCCTCGTGCACCGCGGCGGCCGCGCGATCGATCCGCAGCTCGCGCTGGAAGCATGGTCCGAAGCCGACCCGCTAAACGACCGCGAGCGGCAGGTCCTGCGCCTCGCCGGGGAAGGGCAATCCGCCAGCGACATCGGCACCCAGCTCAATCTCTCGCACGGCACCGTGCGTAACTACCTCTCCGAGGCGATCGGCAAGCTCGGAGCCGCGAACCGCATCGAGGCGTACCGGCTGGCGCGACAGAAAGGCTGGCTATAA
- a CDS encoding DUF3142 domain-containing protein yields the protein MLLASAVALLSACGRTPAPLTHDAYIWQRQWTPSLRHAVDASRDVVRDWRVLVAQASRDGRFQMFAPDRATLDASQRPVVLVVRIDGRLANFDPADLRERITRIVATWPQAAGVEIDYDCPTARLPAYTAFLRELKPALGHVPLSITALPTWIGSPNLDGLLAIPDESVVQVHAVQAPQAGLFNPDIAADWVSNYAKHTHKPFRVALPTYGSRVSWNADGTLLAVESEQAALAAGAVSSELYASPDTVLGFVKRLDTNRPDGLTGIVWFRLPTTEDTRAWSLATWRSVVTNHLDRAPLQLHLRDAGNGASDVLLENPASADTAAPARVALPEGCELADGIDGYRLAPNTTTPTLVAAQARPLPAHTTRAIGWARCRPGTLTTLTLQGPPVS from the coding sequence GTGTTGTTAGCTTCCGCGGTCGCGCTGCTAAGTGCGTGCGGCCGCACACCTGCGCCGCTCACCCACGATGCTTATATCTGGCAGCGCCAGTGGACCCCATCGCTCCGCCACGCCGTGGATGCTTCGCGCGACGTCGTGCGCGATTGGCGTGTGCTCGTCGCGCAGGCGTCGCGTGATGGACGCTTCCAGATGTTCGCGCCCGATCGCGCGACGCTGGATGCCTCGCAGCGCCCCGTGGTGCTCGTCGTGCGCATCGATGGCCGCCTGGCCAACTTCGATCCGGCGGACCTGCGTGAGCGGATCACGCGCATCGTCGCGACGTGGCCGCAAGCCGCGGGCGTCGAGATCGATTACGACTGCCCCACGGCGAGGCTACCCGCGTACACCGCCTTCCTGCGTGAACTGAAGCCCGCGTTGGGGCACGTGCCGCTCTCGATCACGGCACTGCCTACCTGGATCGGCTCACCGAACCTCGACGGCCTGCTCGCCATTCCCGACGAATCCGTCGTGCAGGTCCATGCCGTGCAGGCGCCCCAGGCGGGCCTGTTCAACCCGGACATCGCCGCGGACTGGGTTAGCAACTACGCGAAGCACACCCACAAGCCTTTCCGCGTGGCGTTGCCGACGTACGGCTCTCGGGTGAGCTGGAACGCGGATGGCACGCTGCTGGCGGTGGAAAGCGAGCAGGCCGCGCTGGCGGCGGGCGCTGTGTCGTCGGAACTGTACGCCTCGCCGGATACGGTCCTCGGCTTTGTAAAGCGCCTCGACACCAACCGTCCGGATGGCCTCACCGGCATCGTGTGGTTCCGCCTGCCGACCACGGAAGACACTCGTGCCTGGAGCCTGGCTACCTGGCGCAGCGTTGTTACCAACCATCTCGACCGCGCGCCACTGCAACTGCATCTGCGCGATGCGGGCAACGGTGCAAGCGATGTGCTGCTGGAAAACCCCGCGTCGGCTGACACCGCCGCACCGGCGCGCGTCGCCTTGCCCGAAGGTTGCGAGCTGGCCGACGGCATCGACGGCTATCGTCTCGCACCGAACACCACGACACCTACGCTGGTGGCCGCGCAGGCTCGCCCCTTGCCCGCGCACACCACGCGCGCCATTGGCTGGGCCCGCTGCCGCCCTGGCACACTCACCACGCTTACCCTGCAGGGACCTCCCGTTTCATGA
- the queA gene encoding tRNA preQ1(34) S-adenosylmethionine ribosyltransferase-isomerase QueA, with protein MKKSDFDFDLPPDLIAQAPLERRSGSRLLVVDVAARSKSNRKFYDLPDLIQPGDLLVFNDTRVLPARLYGRKDSGGAVEILIERVTGAHEARAQLGVSKKPKEGGIIELADGTRITVMGRDGEFFNLRFEIDEPLERLLGRLGEMPLPPYIERSADDSDMERYQTVFAREPGAVAAPTAGLHFDEALLEKLRAKGVDFGYVTLHVGAGTFQPMRAENVQDHVMHREWLNVGAELVEKIRNTRASGGRVIAVGTTVVRALESATVEGVLRPFAGETQIFIFPGYKITSIDALVTNFHLPQSTLLMLVSALAGKEAILDAYRYAVLQRYRFFSYGDAMLILPPPHA; from the coding sequence GTGAAGAAATCCGATTTCGACTTCGATCTCCCGCCCGACCTGATCGCCCAGGCGCCGCTCGAGCGCCGCTCGGGCAGCCGCCTGCTGGTGGTGGACGTGGCCGCCCGGTCCAAGTCGAACCGGAAGTTCTACGACCTCCCGGATCTCATCCAGCCGGGCGACCTGCTGGTGTTCAACGACACCCGCGTGTTGCCCGCGCGCCTCTACGGCCGCAAGGACAGTGGTGGCGCGGTCGAGATCCTGATCGAACGGGTCACGGGTGCCCATGAAGCCCGGGCCCAGCTCGGCGTGAGCAAGAAGCCGAAGGAAGGCGGCATCATCGAACTCGCCGATGGCACCCGCATCACGGTGATGGGCCGCGATGGCGAGTTCTTCAACCTGCGCTTCGAGATCGATGAACCGCTGGAGCGGCTGCTCGGTCGCCTCGGCGAAATGCCGCTGCCGCCATACATCGAACGCAGCGCCGACGACTCCGACATGGAGCGCTACCAGACCGTGTTCGCCCGCGAGCCCGGTGCCGTCGCCGCACCGACCGCCGGCCTGCACTTCGACGAAGCGCTGCTGGAAAAGCTGCGTGCGAAGGGCGTGGACTTTGGTTACGTCACCTTGCACGTCGGCGCGGGTACGTTCCAGCCGATGCGCGCGGAGAACGTGCAGGACCATGTCATGCACCGCGAGTGGTTGAACGTCGGCGCTGAGCTCGTCGAAAAGATCCGCAACACGCGTGCAAGCGGCGGCCGCGTCATCGCCGTGGGCACCACGGTCGTACGCGCGCTGGAAAGCGCCACCGTCGAAGGCGTGCTGCGCCCGTTCGCCGGTGAAACCCAGATCTTCATCTTCCCCGGCTACAAGATCACCAGCATCGATGCGCTGGTCACCAACTTCCACCTGCCGCAGTCGACCCTGCTCATGCTGGTCTCGGCACTCGCCGGCAAGGAAGCGATCCTGGACGCCTACCGCTACGCCGTCCTCCAGCGCTACCGCTTCTTCAGCTACGGCGACGCCATGCTGATCCTGCCCCCACCCCACGCATAA
- a CDS encoding IclR family transcriptional regulator, translating to MPSESPKYRAPALDKGLDILELLAKATQPLSIAEISDGVGRSRGEIFRMLQVLEERDYIARPDGEGSYSLTPRLFRLGMEQPPVKNLVEVAMPVMHRLADDIDQSCHLVVPSQEQIVVIARVDPPGETGLVVRVGHRRPISHSASGYVLLAWQTDETRERWFRLMLEHEPGLKRGRLETTIKEIRAAGLATIPSEVVDGVTDLSAPIIEGNHAVCALTVPFIERRGAKADVKATAALLRAAAEDISRDLSHGAPL from the coding sequence ATGCCCTCTGAGTCGCCGAAGTATCGCGCCCCCGCCCTCGACAAGGGCCTCGATATCCTCGAACTGCTGGCCAAGGCTACGCAGCCCTTGTCCATTGCCGAGATCTCCGACGGCGTCGGCCGTTCCCGCGGTGAAATCTTCCGCATGCTCCAGGTGCTGGAGGAGCGTGATTACATCGCGCGCCCCGATGGCGAAGGCTCGTACTCGCTCACGCCGCGCCTGTTCCGCCTGGGCATGGAACAGCCACCGGTGAAGAACCTGGTGGAAGTGGCCATGCCCGTGATGCACCGGCTGGCCGACGACATCGACCAGTCGTGCCACCTCGTGGTGCCTTCTCAGGAACAGATCGTCGTCATCGCCCGCGTGGACCCGCCTGGTGAAACGGGCCTGGTCGTCCGCGTGGGCCACCGCCGCCCCATCTCGCATTCGGCTTCCGGCTACGTGCTCCTCGCCTGGCAGACCGACGAAACCCGCGAGCGCTGGTTCCGCCTGATGCTGGAACACGAGCCGGGCCTCAAGCGCGGGCGGCTGGAGACGACGATCAAGGAGATCCGTGCGGCAGGCCTCGCGACCATTCCCAGCGAAGTCGTCGACGGCGTCACCGATCTCTCCGCTCCGATCATCGAAGGCAACCACGCCGTCTGCGCGCTGACCGTGCCGTTCATCGAACGCCGCGGCGCCAAGGCCGACGTCAAAGCCACCGCCGCCCTGCTCCGCGCCGCCGCCGAAGACATTAGCCGCGACCTCTCCCACGGCGCGCCACTGTAG
- the fucP gene encoding L-fucose:H+ symporter permease yields the protein MQQHTPFKVPDTRALAKAPLFPLVLIVSLFFLWGGANNLNDVLVAQFKKAFTLSDFQAGLVQSAFYLGYFFVAIPAGAFMRRFGYKAAVVFGLGLYGAGALLFWPAAATATYATFLVGLFVIAAGLAFLETSANPYVTLLGPRESAASRLNLAQAFNPLGSITGVLIGQHFIFTGVERTPAELAAMDQAARTAYVHSEAAAVQMPYLFIGLGVLAWAVIIAVTRFPTVSVAEEGATVEHGVLGRLLREWRFMSAVVAQFFYVGAQVAVFSYMIRYAQATMPGTPDKVAANYITAGLLAFMAGRFAGAAIMKYLRPAHVLATFSIINVALAAFAAFVPGHLGIDALVASSFFMSIMYPTIFALGVEGRGDTERKFGASLLVMAIVGGAVVTAAMGATSDHLGIALAMLVPMVCFLAIFLFAWSRVRSVGAPA from the coding sequence ATGCAGCAACACACGCCGTTCAAGGTGCCGGATACGCGAGCCCTGGCCAAAGCGCCGTTGTTCCCGCTGGTACTGATCGTCAGCCTCTTCTTCCTTTGGGGCGGGGCTAACAACCTCAACGACGTGCTGGTCGCGCAATTCAAGAAGGCCTTCACCCTGTCGGATTTCCAGGCAGGCCTGGTGCAGAGCGCCTTCTACCTCGGCTATTTCTTCGTAGCCATTCCTGCGGGCGCCTTCATGCGCCGCTTCGGCTATAAAGCGGCCGTGGTATTCGGCCTCGGCCTGTATGGCGCGGGCGCCTTGCTGTTCTGGCCCGCCGCCGCGACGGCCACGTATGCCACGTTCCTCGTCGGCCTGTTCGTGATCGCCGCCGGGCTCGCGTTCCTCGAAACCTCGGCGAACCCGTATGTCACGCTGCTTGGCCCGCGTGAATCGGCGGCGTCGCGATTGAATCTCGCCCAGGCGTTCAACCCGCTGGGCTCGATTACCGGCGTCTTGATCGGCCAGCATTTCATCTTCACCGGCGTGGAACGCACCCCGGCGGAACTGGCGGCGATGGATCAGGCCGCGCGGACGGCTTACGTACACAGTGAAGCCGCGGCGGTGCAGATGCCGTACCTGTTCATCGGCCTGGGCGTGCTCGCCTGGGCCGTGATCATCGCGGTGACACGTTTCCCCACGGTCTCCGTGGCGGAGGAGGGCGCGACCGTCGAACATGGCGTCCTGGGGCGCCTGCTGCGCGAATGGCGTTTCATGTCGGCCGTGGTGGCGCAGTTCTTCTACGTGGGCGCGCAAGTGGCCGTCTTCAGCTACATGATCCGCTACGCGCAGGCGACGATGCCGGGCACGCCGGACAAGGTCGCGGCCAACTACATCACGGCGGGGCTGCTCGCCTTCATGGCCGGGCGTTTCGCGGGCGCGGCGATCATGAAGTACCTGCGGCCGGCGCATGTGCTCGCTACCTTCTCGATCATCAACGTGGCGCTCGCCGCCTTCGCGGCCTTTGTGCCCGGGCATCTCGGCATTGATGCGCTGGTGGCTTCGAGCTTCTTCATGTCGATCATGTACCCCACCATCTTCGCCCTGGGTGTCGAAGGCCGTGGCGATACCGAACGCAAGTTCGGCGCCTCGCTGCTGGTGATGGCGATCGTGGGCGGGGCGGTCGTCACCGCGGCGATGGGCGCGACCTCGGACCACCTGGGCATCGCG